The nucleotide window ATCCGGATCTTTTCCGAATCGTTCATTACGATTCAATGTATTTAACTGCTGCATTGTTTCATTAGTTAATTCGAAATGATAGAGCTCACTATTTTCTTTAATGCGTGAAGCTGTAACAGATTTCGGAATGATGATGACATCATTTTGTAAATGCCAACGTAAGATGATTTGTGCTGGTGATACATTATATTCATCTGCAATACGAATAATCGTTTCATCTTTTAAAACATTTCCACGCCCTAGCGGTGACCACGCTGTTACTGCAATCTGCTGCTGATTACAAAATGCGCGAAGCGGCTCCTGTGACAAATACGGATGGGCTTCGATCTGGTTGACCATTGGCGCGACATTGCAAGTCGCCATAATTTCTTTTAAATGGTGTTCATGATGGTTGGAGACTCCGGGTACACGAATAAGCTTCTCATCGTATAAGCGCTCAATTGCGCGGTACGTATCTACATATTTACCCTCGACCGGCCAATGTGTCAGATAAAGATCCACATAATCCATATCAAGCTTTTTCAATGATGTTTCAAATGCACGCAATGTATTGTCATACCCTTGGTCGCTGTTCCAAACCTTTGTTGTGACAAAGATGTCCTCGCGCGGTACAGAAGAATGGCGGATTGCTTCCCCTACTTCTTCTTCATTGTAGTAAAGCGCAGCTGTGTCGATTGCACGGTAACCTAAATCAAGCGCTGTTTCAATCGCCTGAAGTGTTTCATCACGGTCCGTCATTTTATAAACCCCTAAACCTAAATAAGGCATTTCTACGCCATTCGTTAACTTTTTCGTTGATTGCAAATTCATATTTTTCACCTCTTAGATTTGATTGTCTTTATTATAACATTCTAATTACTTGTCGTTTATTAATTGCTATTATTTGTTAAAATGTACGATATTGTAAATTATTATCTAGTATATTACTATTCACAGAATAATCCATCAGCTTCAGGAGTATATATTATAATATATTCTCGTTGAGGAGCTGAAAAACTATGATGGATACACAACTAGTTTTGACTGGATTTTTAAAGCGTGCACAACGGTACTTCCCGAATAAACAAATTATCTCCCGTACAAGCCCCACAAAAACCCATCGCATTACATTCAATGACTATGTAAAAAGAACGCACAAATTAGCGGATGCGCTGACAAAGCTCGGGATGAAACGCGGCACAAAAGTCGGCACATTTGCCTGGAATCATCACCGGCACCTGGAAGCGTATTTTGCGATTCCATGCAGCGGTGCGATTTTACACACAATTAACATCCGCCTTGCTCCTGAACATATTGTTTATATTATCAACCATGCCGAAGATGAAATTTTATTG belongs to Solibacillus sp. FSL W7-1436 and includes:
- a CDS encoding aldo/keto reductase, with protein sequence MNLQSTKKLTNGVEMPYLGLGVYKMTDRDETLQAIETALDLGYRAIDTAALYYNEEEVGEAIRHSSVPREDIFVTTKVWNSDQGYDNTLRAFETSLKKLDMDYVDLYLTHWPVEGKYVDTYRAIERLYDEKLIRVPGVSNHHEHHLKEIMATCNVAPMVNQIEAHPYLSQEPLRAFCNQQQIAVTAWSPLGRGNVLKDETIIRIADEYNVSPAQIILRWHLQNDVIIIPKSVTASRIKENSELYHFELTNETMQQLNTLNRNERFGKDPDNFNFDF